One genomic segment of Odocoileus virginianus isolate 20LAN1187 ecotype Illinois chromosome 17, Ovbor_1.2, whole genome shotgun sequence includes these proteins:
- the PFAS gene encoding phosphoribosylformylglycinamidine synthase yields the protein MSSVLHFYVRPSGHESAASEYIQRKLQRELPELQGVKTEQCYNVNWTAESFPSNKEMKKLTWLFGCPLLLDDVAKESWLNPGPTDLLLEVGPRLNFSTPTSSNIVSVCQAAGLGAVDRVEPTRRYLLSFAHPPSADLEAIALATLHDRMTEQRFPQPIRSFSSGCIPAPLSGPIDILAEGRSALEKANQELGLALDSWDLDFYTKRFQELQRNPSIVEVFDLAQSNSEHSRHWFFKGRLHVDGQELPHSLFESIMSTQASSNPNNVLKFCDNSSAIQGKEVRFLRPKDPTRPSSFQQRQGLRQVVFTAETHNFPTGVAPFSGATTGTGGRIRDVQCTGRGAHVVAGTAGYCFGNLHIPGYSMPWEDPSFQYPGNFARPLEIAIEASNGASDYGNKFGEPVLAGFARSLGLQLPDGQRREWIKPIMFSGGIGSMEAEHVSKEPPEPGMDVVKVGGPVYRIGVGGGAASSVQVQGDNASDLDFGAVQRGDPEMEQKMNRVIRACVEAPGGNPICSLHDQGAGGNGNVLKELSDPAGAVIHTSRFQLGDPTLNALEIWGAEYQESNALLLRPSDRDFLSRVSARERCPVCFVGTITGDRRIVLVDDREWPTGRGGQEDAPPTPPPTPVDLDLDWVLGKMPRKEFFLQRSLPLLQPLTLPPGLSVRQALARVLRLPAVASKRYLTNKVDRSVGGLVAQQQCVGPLQTPLANVAVVALSHQELVGAATALGEQPVKSLLDPKVAARLAVAEALTNLVFALVTDLQDVKCSGNWMWAAKLPGEGAALADACEAMVAVMAALGVAVDGGKDSLSMAARVGSETVRAPGSLVISAYAVCSDITATVTPDLKHPGGRGHLLYVPLSPGQHRLGGTALAQCFSQLGEQPPDLDVPENLVRAFNITQGLLKDRLLCSGHDVSDGGLITCLLEMAFAGNCGIEVDIPAPGVDALPVLFTEEPGLVLEVQEPDLAQVLLRYRNAGLHCLELGLTGDTGPHATVRVSVNRTVVLEEPVGQLRALWEETSFQLDRLQAKPHCVAQEEQGLRERAGPTYRLPPTFPRASIPCEPGGPAPRVAIIREEGSNGDREMADAFHLAGFEVWDVTMQDLCSGAIGLDMFRGVAFVGGFSYADVLGSAKGWAAAVTFNPRAGAEMKRFRQRPDTFSLGVCNGCQLLALLGWVGGSSSEEAVEMCQESWPARPGLLLRHNLSGRFESRWASVCVGPGPALMLRGMEGAVLPVWSAHGEGYMAFSSPELQAQMEARGLAPLHWADDDGNPTEQYPLNPNGSPGGVAGVCSPDGRHLALMPHPERSVRPWQWAWRPPPFDTLTTSPWLQLFINARNWTQEGSC from the exons CTGAGTCCTTCCCAAGCAACAAGGAGATGAAGAAGCTGACATGGCTATTTGGCTGCCCCTTGTTACTAGACGATGTTGCTAAGGAGTCCTGGCTCAATCCTGGCCCCACAGACCTGCTGCTGGAGGTTGGACCCAG GCTGAACTTTTCCACCCCAACATCCAGCAACATCGTGTCAGTGTGccaggctgcagggctgggggccgtGGACCGCGTGGAGCCAACCCGGCGCTACCTGCTCTCG TTTGCCCACCCACCTTCAGCTGACCTGGAGGCCATTGCCCTGGCTACCCTGCATGACCGGATGACGGAGCAGCGCTTCCCCCAGCCCATCCGGAGCTTCTCTTCAGGGTGTATCCCAGCACCCCTGAGCGGCCCAATTGACATACTGGCTGAGGGCCGGTCTGCCCTGGAGAAAGCCAACCAGGAGCTAG GTCTGGCCCTAGACTCCTGGGACCTGGATTTCTACACCAAGCGCTTCCAGGAGCTGCAGCGCAACCCCAGCATTGTGGAAGTCTTCGACTTGGCTCAGTCCAAtag TGAGCACAGCCGACACTGGTTCTTCAAGGGTCGACTCCACGTGGATGGACAGGAGCTCCCACACTCGCTGTTTGAGTCCATCATGAGCACCCAGGCATCCTCCAACCCCAACAACGTCCTCAAGTTCTGTGACAACAGCAG CGCCATCCAGGGGAAGGAAGTCCGATTCTTGCGGCCCAAGGACCCCACACGGCCAAGCTCCTTCCAGCAACGTCAGGGGCTGAGACAAGTTGTCTTCACAGCAGAGACACACAATTTCCCCACAG GAGTAGCCCCCTTCAGTGGTGCAACCACTGGCACAGGGGGCCGGATCCGAGATGTCCAGTGCACAGGCCGAGGGGCCCACGTGGTGGCTGGCACTGCTGGCTACTGCTTTGGAAACCTGCACATCCCAG GTTACAGTATGCCCTGGGAGGATCCAAGCTTCCAGTATCCAGGAAACTTTGCCCGACCCCTGGAGATTGCCATTGAGGCCAGTAATGGGGCTTCTGATTACGGCAACAAGTTTGGGGAACCAGTGCTTGCTG GCTTTGCCCGCTCCTTGGGCCTTCAGCTCCCAGACGGCCAGCGGCGTGAGTGGATCAAGCCCATCATGTTTAGTGGAGGCATTGGGTCCATGGAAGCTGAGCATGTGAGCAAGGAGCCCCCAGAGCCAG GCATGGATGTCGTGAAGGTTGGGGGTCCTGTCTACAGGATTGGAGTTGGGGGCGGAGCTGCTTCGTCTGTGCAG GTGCAGGGAGACAATGCCAGCGACCTGGATTTTGGGGCTGTGCAGCGGGGAGACCCGGAGATGGAACAGAAGATGAACCGTGTGATCCGGGCTTGTGTGGAGGCCCCTGGGGGAAACCCCATCTGCAGCCTTCATGACCAGGGTGCTGGTGGCAATG GCAATGTCCTGAAGGAGCTGAGTGACCCAGCTGGAGCCGTCATTCACACCAGCCGCTTCCAG CTGGGGGACCCAACCCTGAATGCCCTGGAAATCTGGGGGGCCGAGTACCAGGAGTCAAACGCGCTTCTGCTGAGGCCCTCTGACCGGGACTTCCTGAGTCGTGTCAGCGCCCGGGAACGCTGCCCAGTCTGCTTTGTGGGCACCATCACTGGAGACAGGAGA ATAGTGCTGGTGGATGACCGGGAGTGGCCTACAGGCAGAGGTGGTCAGGAGGATGCACCCCCcactcctcccccaacccctgtgGACCTGGACCTGGACTGGGTGCTGGGCAAGATGCCCCGGAAG GAGTTCTTCCTCCAGCGGAGTCTCCCCTTGCTGCAGCCTCTGACTCTGCCCCCAGGGCTGAGCGTGCGCCAGGCCCTGGCGCGGGTCCTCAGGCTGCCTGCCGTGGCCAGCAAGCGCTACCTCACCAACAAG GTGGACCGTTCTGTGGGCGgcctggtggcccagcagcagTGTGTGGGACCCCTGCAGACCCCTCTGGCAAATGTGGCGGTTGTGGCACTAAGTCACCAGGAGCTTGTAGGGGCCGCCACAGCCCTGGGAGAGCAGCCAGTCAAGAGCCTGCTGGACCCCAAGGTTGCCGCCCGGCTGGCTGTGGCCGAAGCCCTCACCAACCTGGTGTTTGCTCTGGTCACTGACCTCCAG GATGTGAAATGCAGCGGGAACTGGATGTGGGCGGCCAAGCTCCCAGGGGAGGGTGCAGCTCTGGCTGATGCCTGTGAGGCTATGGTGGCAGTGATGGCGGCCCTGGGTGTAGCGGTGGACGGTGGCAAGGACTCCCTCAGCATGGCTGCCCGGGTTGGCTCTGAAACCGTGCGGGCTCCTG GGTCACTGGTCATCTCAGCCTATGCTGTCTGCTCAGACATTACAGCCACTGTGACCCCAGACCTCAAGCATCCTGGAGGGAGAG GCCACCTCCTCTACGTGCCTCTGAGTCCTGGGCAGCACCGGCTGGGGGGCACGGCTCTGGCTCAGTGCTTCTCCCAGCTTGGCGAGCAGCCTCCTGACCTGGATGTTCCCGAGAACTTGGTGCGAGCCTTCAACATCACCCAGGGGCTGCTGAAAG aCCGCCTTCTCTGCTCAGGTCATGATGTCAGTGATGGAGGTCTCATCACTTGCCTGCTAGAGATGGCCTTTGCTGGGAATTGTGGGATAGAGGTGGACATCCCTGCACCTGGGGTCGATG CGCTGCCTGTGCTGTTCACCGAGGAGCCAGGCCTGGTGCTGGAGGTGCAGGAGCCAGACCTGGCTCAAGTGCTTCTACGTTACCGGAATGCTGGCCTCCACTGCCTAGAGCTGGGCCTCACAGGTGACACGGGGCCCCACGCCACG GTCCGGGTGTCGGTGAACAGGACGGTGGTTCTGGAGGAACCTGTTGGGCAGCTCCGAGCCCTCTGGGAGGAGACCAGTTTCCAGTTGGACCGGCTACAGGCAAAACCACACTGTGTGGCCCAGGAAGAGCAAGGGCTGAGGGAGCGGGCAGGGCCCACCTACCGCCTGCCGCCTACCTTTCCCAGAGCATCCATACCTTGCGAGCCTG GTGGTCCTGCCCCCCGAGTTGCCATCATTCGGGAAGAGGGCAGTAATGGAGACCGGGAGATGGCAGATGCCTTCCACTTGGCTGGATTCGAG GTGTGGGATGTGACCATGCAggacctgtgctctggagccatCGGGCTGGACATGTTCCGCGGTGTGGCCTTTGTGGGCGGCTTCAGCTACGCGGACGTCCTGGGCTCTGCCAAAG GCTGGGCAGCTGCTGTGACCTTTAACCCGCGGGCTGGGGCTGAGATGAAGCGCTTCCGGCAGCGGCCAGATACCTTCAGCCTGGGCGTGTGTAACGGCTGTCAGCTGCTGGCCCTGCTGGGCTGGGTGGGAGGCAGTTCCAGTGAGGAGGCGGTGGAGATGTGCCAGGAGTCCTggccggcccggcccggcctccTGCTGCGCCACAACCTGTCTGGGCGCTTTGAGTCTCGCTGGGCCAGTGTGTGCGTGGGGCCTGGGCCAGccctgatgctgcgagggatGGAGGGCGCAGTGCTGCCTGTGTGGAGCGCTCATGGGGAAG GTTACATGGCATTTTCTTCTCCGGAACTCCAAGCCCAGATGGAGGCCAGGGGCTTGGCTCCACTGCACTGGGCAGATGATGACGGGAACCCCACGGAACAGTACCCCCTGAATCCCAATGGCTCCCCAGGGGGTGTCGCTGGTGTCTGCTCCCCTGATGGTCGCCACTTGGCCCTCATGCCTCACCCGGAGCGGTCTGTGAGGCCTTGGCAGTGGGCCTGGCGACCTCCTCCATTTGACACTCTAACCACCTCCCCCTGGCTCCAGCTCTTCATCAATGCCCGGAACTGGACCCAGGAAGGCAGCTGCTAA